In a single window of the Acipenser ruthenus chromosome 42, fAciRut3.2 maternal haplotype, whole genome shotgun sequence genome:
- the LOC117409867 gene encoding zinc finger protein 135-like isoform X1 — protein MESVPIKEELPELELVPIRLVFSGLPSLPMKQEMPCDSIKSEVPGIKDESNELEIPQTAGPGPIKEEVLEMQPLSRSMCDAMDSVKTESDPIKEELPELEVVPITLLSALASLPIKQELCEIMPCSGIKPEGCAGIKAEPSELEICQTEEPVSLKAAPPALGPVRLRACSVVLKRIYLRVQGAGAEASSPNSMRGCGKEDGGSSHSECSPAGSRIAAKARASSDCGNGVTKSGGFRILQRTRRGKKPYLCSDCGKSFSWSENLATHQRTHTGEKPFHCSDCGKRFSHSATLVIHQQIHTGEKPYRCSECGKGFSHLGDLVKHCRVHTGEKPYQCSDCGMRFNQSGHLKTHQRTLTGEKPYRSDCGQSFSRSGNLASHQRIHTGEKPYHCSDCGKRFSHSAALDFHYTRVDVKTSC, from the exons atggaatctgtccccattaaagaggagctccctgagCTTGAACTCGTCCCCATTAGACTGGTTTTCTCCGGATTGCCTTCCCTCCCCATGAAACAGGAGATGCCATGTGACAGCATCAAGTCAGAGGTGCCTGGTATTAAAGATGAGAGCAATGAactggagatcccccagacagcaggaccaggtcccataaaagaagaggtgctggaaatg CAGCCACTAAGCAGAAGCATGTGtgatgccatggacagtgtgaagactGAATCTGAcccgattaaagaggagctccctgaaCTTGAAGTGGTTCCCATTACACTGTTATCTgcactggcttccctccccattaaacaggagctctgtgagatcaTGCCATGCAGTGGCATCAAGCCAGAGGGGTGTGCTGGGATTAAAGCTGAACCCAGTGAATTGGAGATCTGCCAGACAGAAGAACCCGTTTCCTTGAAAGCAGCCCCCCCTGCGCTGGGTCCTGTACGCCTGCGGGCGTGTAGTGTGGTGCTGAAGAGAATCTACCTGAGAGTGCAGGGCGCTGGAGCAGAAGCcagctctcccaacagcatgcgaggatgtggaaaggaagacgggggGAGCTCCCATTCAGAGTGCAGTCCAGCAG gttccagaaTAGCAGCTAAAGCAAGGGCGAGCAGTGACTGTGGGAATGGTGTCACCAAGTCAGGAGGTTTTAGAATACTCCAGCGAACGCGCAGAGGAAAGAAACcgtatctctgctctgactgtgggaagagtttcagttggtCAGAAAACCTTgcaacacaccagcgaactcacacaggagagaaaccatttcactgctctgactgtgggaagaggtttagTCATTCAGCAACCCTTGTAATACACCAGCAAATTCatacaggagaaaaaccgtatcgCTGTTCTGAATGTGGGAAAGGGTTCAGTCACTTGGGAGATCTTGTAAAACACTGccgtgttcacacaggagagaaaccgtatcagtgttctgactgtgggatgaggtttaatcagtcaggacaccttaaaacacaccagcgaacactcacaggagagaaaccatatcgctcTGACTGTGGgcagagtttcagtcggtcaggaaACCTTGCAtctcaccagcgaattcacacaggagagaaaccatatcactgttctgactgtgggaagaggtttagTCATTCAGCAGcccttgatttccattacacgagagtagatgttaaaacttcatgctga
- the LOC117409867 gene encoding zinc finger protein 135-like isoform X2: protein MESVPIKEELPELELVPIRLVFSGLPSLPMKQEMPCDSIKSEVPGIKDESNELEIPQTAGPGPIKEEVLEMPLSRSMCDAMDSVKTESDPIKEELPELEVVPITLLSALASLPIKQELCEIMPCSGIKPEGCAGIKAEPSELEICQTEEPVSLKAAPPALGPVRLRACSVVLKRIYLRVQGAGAEASSPNSMRGCGKEDGGSSHSECSPAGSRIAAKARASSDCGNGVTKSGGFRILQRTRRGKKPYLCSDCGKSFSWSENLATHQRTHTGEKPFHCSDCGKRFSHSATLVIHQQIHTGEKPYRCSECGKGFSHLGDLVKHCRVHTGEKPYQCSDCGMRFNQSGHLKTHQRTLTGEKPYRSDCGQSFSRSGNLASHQRIHTGEKPYHCSDCGKRFSHSAALDFHYTRVDVKTSC, encoded by the exons atggaatctgtccccattaaagaggagctccctgagCTTGAACTCGTCCCCATTAGACTGGTTTTCTCCGGATTGCCTTCCCTCCCCATGAAACAGGAGATGCCATGTGACAGCATCAAGTCAGAGGTGCCTGGTATTAAAGATGAGAGCAATGAactggagatcccccagacagcaggaccaggtcccataaaagaagaggtgctggaaatg CCACTAAGCAGAAGCATGTGtgatgccatggacagtgtgaagactGAATCTGAcccgattaaagaggagctccctgaaCTTGAAGTGGTTCCCATTACACTGTTATCTgcactggcttccctccccattaaacaggagctctgtgagatcaTGCCATGCAGTGGCATCAAGCCAGAGGGGTGTGCTGGGATTAAAGCTGAACCCAGTGAATTGGAGATCTGCCAGACAGAAGAACCCGTTTCCTTGAAAGCAGCCCCCCCTGCGCTGGGTCCTGTACGCCTGCGGGCGTGTAGTGTGGTGCTGAAGAGAATCTACCTGAGAGTGCAGGGCGCTGGAGCAGAAGCcagctctcccaacagcatgcgaggatgtggaaaggaagacgggggGAGCTCCCATTCAGAGTGCAGTCCAGCAG gttccagaaTAGCAGCTAAAGCAAGGGCGAGCAGTGACTGTGGGAATGGTGTCACCAAGTCAGGAGGTTTTAGAATACTCCAGCGAACGCGCAGAGGAAAGAAACcgtatctctgctctgactgtgggaagagtttcagttggtCAGAAAACCTTgcaacacaccagcgaactcacacaggagagaaaccatttcactgctctgactgtgggaagaggtttagTCATTCAGCAACCCTTGTAATACACCAGCAAATTCatacaggagaaaaaccgtatcgCTGTTCTGAATGTGGGAAAGGGTTCAGTCACTTGGGAGATCTTGTAAAACACTGccgtgttcacacaggagagaaaccgtatcagtgttctgactgtgggatgaggtttaatcagtcaggacaccttaaaacacaccagcgaacactcacaggagagaaaccatatcgctcTGACTGTGGgcagagtttcagtcggtcaggaaACCTTGCAtctcaccagcgaattcacacaggagagaaaccatatcactgttctgactgtgggaagaggtttagTCATTCAGCAGcccttgatttccattacacgagagtagatgttaaaacttcatgctga
- the LOC131709281 gene encoding phospholipase A and acyltransferase 4-like: MSKENPKFNVGDIISFSRGLYHHWGVYYGQEHGKHYVVNVSGGESNSKPLAITSKLVKEELNKVAGKSAYSVYKELDTHNKPRSPEQMKADMDKMIGTKIKYDPFGKNCQHFATQIRYGKEISPEGESAAKSVGKNLSDFRAEIDPFSAK; encoded by the exons ATGTCTAAGGAAAACCCG aaatTTAATGTGGGAGACATAATCTCCTTTAGCCGTGGACTCTATCATCACTGGGGGGTTTATTACGGACAGGAACATGGAAAACATTACGTTGTCAACGTTTCAGGAG GAGAGTCCAACAGCAAGCCTTTGGCCATTACTTCTAAATTGGTGAAGGAAGAACTTAACAAGGTGGCTGGAAAAAGTGCCTACTCTGTGTACAAAGAACTGGACACACATAATAAACCAAGAAGTCCTGAGCAGATGAAAGCAGACATGGACAAAATGATTGGTACCAAAATAAAGTATGATCCCTTTGGAAAGAACTGTCAACACTTTGCTACACAAATACGGTACGGCAAGGAAATATCTCCCGAG GGGGAAAGTGCAGCCAAATCCGTGGGCAAAAACCTGTCAGATTTCCGTGCAGAAATTGACCCTTTTTCTGCCAAGTAA